From one Oceanispirochaeta sp. M1 genomic stretch:
- a CDS encoding helix-turn-helix transcriptional regulator, whose amino-acid sequence MRSLNDYLHQTESRRGEEEAGKLRTLFLLFLFLWSVLQHSNTITILIPLFLGLINYLTLTFLKKNKRFLNPYFIISLEIILASSWSFFHSKGYSFPLLPVLLFIIYCASLRLKINLIVMAGVESIVLMNLLYLYSLIPVSDSLDVNIFNWPEFNNQIMFTLLLITFSIAVLSRPRIISRLVNQQQVYFDTIRNENTALKDSLEEIAGIFKLSSREKDVLGILIQGKTYRMIAGELYISLDTVKSHVKSIYRKCNVGSKGELLIVLQDILQEAALVREKESE is encoded by the coding sequence ATGAGATCCCTCAATGATTATCTGCATCAGACAGAGAGCAGAAGAGGAGAGGAAGAGGCCGGGAAACTCCGCACTCTGTTTCTCCTTTTTCTTTTTCTCTGGTCTGTTCTGCAGCACAGTAATACAATCACCATTTTAATTCCACTTTTTCTTGGGTTGATCAATTATCTGACCCTTACATTTTTAAAAAAAAATAAAAGATTTCTGAATCCTTATTTCATCATTTCACTGGAAATCATTCTGGCTTCATCCTGGTCATTTTTCCATTCAAAGGGATATTCATTTCCTCTGCTGCCGGTTCTGCTGTTTATCATCTATTGTGCTTCCCTGCGGCTGAAGATCAATCTGATTGTCATGGCGGGAGTGGAGAGCATTGTTCTGATGAATCTTCTGTATCTGTATTCTCTTATTCCTGTGTCAGATTCACTTGATGTGAATATTTTTAATTGGCCGGAGTTTAATAATCAGATTATGTTCACATTGCTGCTTATCACATTTTCAATTGCCGTACTCAGCAGGCCCAGAATCATCAGCCGCCTTGTGAATCAGCAGCAGGTCTACTTTGATACCATCCGCAATGAAAATACAGCCTTAAAGGATTCTCTTGAAGAGATCGCCGGAATTTTTAAACTCAGCAGCAGAGAGAAGGATGTTCTGGGAATTCTTATCCAGGGGAAAACCTACAGGATGATTGCCGGTGAACTTTATATCTCCCTTGATACGGTGAAGAGTCATGTAAAAAGTATTTATCGTAAATGTAATGTAGGCAGTAAAGGGGAACTCCTTATAGTACTTCAGGACATTCTTCAGGAAGCGGCACTTGTCCGGGAGAAGGAATCTGAATAG
- a CDS encoding nucleoside triphosphate pyrophosphatase has protein sequence MIEKIYLASASPRRKQLVKQMGMECKVIEVDVEEPMDQKLHAVELAKNLSELKMNACLEHPELYPDDAVILTADTLIALDDEKIGKAETREAAAEMLRGIQGRSHQVITAFTIYSVSQRKMITDYESSDVSFSPMSEEEINNYLDTDEWKGVAGAYRIQEQGGKYISSLNGTFYNVMGLPINRIYGILSRL, from the coding sequence ATGATAGAAAAAATTTATCTTGCCTCAGCCTCTCCCCGTCGTAAACAGCTTGTTAAACAGATGGGAATGGAGTGTAAGGTCATTGAAGTGGATGTAGAAGAACCTATGGATCAGAAGCTCCATGCGGTTGAACTTGCAAAAAATCTTTCAGAACTGAAGATGAATGCCTGCCTTGAACATCCTGAACTCTACCCTGATGATGCTGTAATCCTCACAGCGGATACTCTGATTGCCCTTGATGATGAAAAAATCGGTAAAGCTGAAACACGGGAAGCCGCAGCAGAGATGCTGAGAGGCATACAGGGACGCAGCCATCAGGTGATTACAGCCTTCACGATCTACTCCGTTTCACAGAGAAAGATGATTACAGACTATGAAAGCAGTGATGTCAGCTTCAGCCCCATGTCAGAAGAAGAGATAAACAATTATCTGGACACAGATGAATGGAAAGGTGTAGCCGGTGCTTATAGAATACAGGAACAGGGAGGGAAGTACATATCTTCTCTCAATGGCACGTTTTACAACGTCATGGGCTTGCCAATAAACAGAATCTATGGCATCTTGAGCAGGCTGTAA
- the dinB gene encoding DNA polymerase IV codes for MRKIIHVDMDAFYASVEQRDNPSYRGKPIVVGGPPNSRGVVSTCSYEARVYGIHSAMPSTQAYKLCPHAIFVSHHNFSKYKEASDIIREIFLSYTDLVEPLSLDEAYLDVTENKMNNPSATRIAEEIRARIYKETNLTASAGVSYNKFIAKIASDIDKPNGLTVILPEEAESFLAKLPIKKFWGVGKKTAEHMNSLGIETGADLKKLEMYECLDYFGKSGSYYYNAVRGIDERNVEPERTRKSLGRENTFPSDLTDPEEIMKELEEISARIEEDLKQQNLQGRQLTLKVKYHDFRLCTRSIQSPMVLENKEDILSLVPALLNKTDAGKIPVRLLGLSLGKLQGDLYKEADPQMELNLFAADSGCTQGKSL; via the coding sequence ATGAGGAAAATCATTCATGTAGACATGGATGCCTTTTATGCATCCGTTGAACAGAGGGACAATCCTTCCTACAGAGGGAAGCCGATTGTTGTAGGAGGACCCCCCAACAGCCGGGGTGTTGTATCCACCTGTTCCTATGAAGCCAGAGTCTACGGTATACATTCGGCCATGCCTTCTACACAAGCCTACAAACTATGTCCCCATGCCATATTTGTATCCCATCATAATTTCTCAAAATACAAGGAAGCATCCGATATTATCAGAGAGATATTCCTCTCCTACACGGACCTGGTAGAACCTCTGAGCCTGGATGAGGCCTATCTGGATGTTACTGAAAATAAGATGAACAATCCCTCGGCTACCAGAATTGCCGAAGAGATCAGAGCCAGGATCTACAAAGAGACAAACCTGACTGCATCTGCGGGGGTTTCCTATAATAAATTCATAGCCAAAATTGCATCTGACATCGACAAACCCAATGGCCTGACAGTAATTCTCCCGGAAGAAGCCGAATCATTTCTTGCAAAGCTTCCTATTAAAAAGTTCTGGGGAGTCGGCAAAAAGACAGCAGAACATATGAACTCCCTGGGCATCGAAACCGGGGCCGACCTTAAAAAACTTGAAATGTATGAATGTCTGGATTACTTCGGTAAATCAGGGAGTTATTATTACAATGCTGTACGGGGAATCGATGAGAGAAACGTAGAGCCCGAACGAACGCGTAAATCCCTTGGACGGGAAAATACATTTCCCTCTGATCTCACAGACCCTGAGGAAATAATGAAGGAACTGGAAGAAATTTCGGCCCGGATTGAAGAGGACTTGAAACAGCAGAATCTACAGGGACGTCAGCTCACCCTGAAAGTCAAATATCATGACTTCCGTCTCTGTACCCGCTCTATTCAGAGTCCCATGGTACTGGAGAACAAGGAAGACATACTCAGCCTGGTACCGGCATTACTGAATAAAACAGATGCCGGTAAAATTCCTGTTCGTCTTCTCGGCCTTTCCCTTGGAAAACTTCAGGGTGATCTATATAAAGAAGCCGATCCGCAGATGGAGCTGAATCTCTTTGCAGCAGACTCTGGATGCACACAGGGAAAATCATTATAG
- the hrpA gene encoding ATP-dependent RNA helicase HrpA, which yields MSDTQKKSAGKPRRPQQQLNPLLAPLKKELKGVRSCDYHSLNRELFRLNNNTLTEESQGLIKIKSRILSSMEEKQRRQLRKPRYNWNYDLPITARKDEIIQTIRDNQVIVLAGETGSGKTTQIPKFCMAAGRGIEGKIGCTQPRRIAALTVADRIADELGEQPGQSVGYKIRFQDRDKPTSTIKIMTDGILLAETQGDAYLNEYDTLIIDEAHERSLNIDFILGYLRQLLKKRKDLKLIITSATIDTQKFSKAFDDAPVIEVSGRTFPVEVRYDDSDLSDEGSLAERAAQAANQLIYKDSKGDILIFMPTEQDIRECCDLLAGKQRHATILPLYARLSSSDQKRVFAQAPTRKIVISTNVAETSLTIPGIRYVIDTGIARLAQYYPSTGTFALPVMSISRSSADQRKGRCGRVENGICVRLFTEDDYVSRQEFTPPEILRTNLAEVILRMLSLRLGDPAEFPFIDPPSSTGISDGYKTLMELGAVENRGSGKKRSYGMTKMGKIMAFLPLDPRLARMILQADKEQCMEEVLIIAASLNVHDTRERPQDKVGTADQAHAKFRDDNSDYLSRLNIWRSFEKNYDTKKTGNLRKFCKENYMSFRRMREWQDIYRQLKILLEEKEYKIKAYQGNEDNFYPAIHKSILAGFLSHIALKKEKVYYRATRNRELMIFPGSGLFGGKRAGEWIVCGEIVKTSKLFGRIVANVESSWFEDLSAHLITESYHSPIWTQDKGAVMVQRQKRLFGFIISEDVIPYGPVNPSEATDMMIRGAFLEGAVRDTSSFPFLEANNNLIDSIVNMENKIRRRNLLVTDEELFLIYKERLGSEVYDLGLLNKLLIDKGPDYLVISEEDLLKGQTDKNILAQFPDSLSIGNIDVSVEYSFEPGKETDGVTLQIPAREATQVQATQLDWAIPGLHKERIAALIKGLAKKTRKQLTPINATVDEIVKKMESQDDQKLTRTLSEFLYTEWGINVPLTDWDEDALPEHLKIRIAVTDERGKVIETARDTEVLYKKYDAHVDKNILRNSRKEWEQNNLKTWEFRDLPEEISKKGKKGYMYRLYPALKDCGDETAAILLLENKEEAADTHSKGVSLLLRLSFAKEIRSFKQELSSDFHFTEGAAYFGGLKEMEKRIWNKIFFEAGDNSIRSKEDFDKARADLAPQLFQRAEEVYSQCSRIIQGFKETRLFLSQAESKGRSKAFIEARRQDLEDLIPRDFIDQYESERLHELIRHMKLIRVRSEKGILDPQRDAEREKQFSRFWNRYLKTLDKMPEWISPERKREVDALWWYFQEYKVFLFAQEMKTREKISDQRVEKRVENLQVML from the coding sequence ATGTCTGATACACAGAAAAAATCAGCTGGGAAGCCCCGGAGACCACAACAGCAGCTTAATCCTCTTTTAGCCCCTTTGAAAAAAGAGCTGAAGGGAGTCCGCTCCTGTGACTACCACTCTCTGAATCGGGAACTTTTCAGGCTGAATAACAATACACTTACAGAAGAATCTCAGGGTCTGATAAAAATTAAATCCAGAATTCTCTCCTCCATGGAAGAGAAACAGAGAAGACAGCTTAGAAAACCACGGTATAACTGGAATTACGATCTGCCCATCACGGCACGGAAGGATGAGATTATCCAGACCATCAGGGATAATCAGGTCATAGTTCTGGCCGGTGAAACCGGAAGTGGAAAAACGACTCAAATTCCAAAATTCTGTATGGCTGCGGGCAGGGGGATAGAGGGAAAGATCGGATGTACCCAGCCCCGTAGAATCGCCGCACTCACAGTGGCCGATCGTATTGCTGACGAACTGGGAGAACAGCCCGGTCAGTCTGTTGGATACAAGATCCGTTTTCAGGACAGGGATAAACCCACATCCACCATAAAGATCATGACCGACGGTATTCTCCTGGCCGAAACCCAGGGAGATGCCTATCTCAATGAATACGATACCCTTATCATCGATGAGGCTCATGAGCGGAGTCTGAATATTGACTTCATTCTGGGCTATCTACGGCAGCTGCTTAAGAAGAGGAAAGACCTCAAGCTGATCATTACATCGGCAACAATAGATACTCAGAAGTTCTCAAAGGCTTTTGATGATGCTCCCGTGATAGAGGTCTCGGGACGTACTTTTCCCGTAGAAGTCCGTTATGATGACAGCGATCTCAGTGATGAGGGTTCTCTGGCAGAGCGTGCCGCACAGGCCGCCAATCAGCTGATCTATAAGGACTCCAAGGGAGACATCCTTATCTTTATGCCTACAGAGCAGGATATCAGAGAGTGCTGTGATCTTCTGGCAGGTAAGCAGAGACACGCCACCATACTGCCCCTCTATGCCAGGCTTTCTTCCTCCGATCAGAAGAGGGTTTTTGCACAGGCGCCTACAAGAAAAATTGTTATCTCAACCAATGTGGCCGAGACTTCCCTGACCATACCGGGAATAAGATATGTTATTGATACGGGTATTGCCCGTCTGGCCCAGTATTACCCCTCTACGGGTACTTTCGCTTTGCCGGTGATGTCCATATCCCGTAGCAGTGCAGATCAGAGGAAAGGGCGCTGTGGACGTGTGGAGAACGGAATATGTGTCCGTCTTTTTACGGAAGATGACTATGTAAGCAGACAGGAGTTTACCCCTCCCGAAATTCTCAGAACTAATCTTGCAGAAGTAATTCTGCGGATGCTTTCTCTCCGTCTGGGTGATCCTGCAGAGTTTCCCTTTATAGATCCCCCATCCTCTACGGGCATCAGTGACGGATATAAAACATTGATGGAACTTGGAGCCGTAGAGAACCGGGGAAGCGGTAAAAAGCGAAGTTATGGAATGACCAAAATGGGTAAAATCATGGCCTTCCTTCCTCTTGATCCCCGTCTTGCAAGGATGATTCTTCAGGCTGACAAAGAGCAGTGCATGGAAGAAGTTCTTATTATTGCTGCTTCATTGAACGTCCATGATACCCGGGAACGCCCTCAGGACAAGGTTGGAACTGCAGATCAGGCTCATGCAAAATTCAGAGATGATAACTCGGATTATTTGAGCCGCTTAAATATATGGCGTAGCTTCGAAAAAAATTATGATACAAAAAAAACAGGGAATTTAAGGAAGTTCTGCAAGGAAAACTACATGTCCTTCAGACGAATGAGGGAATGGCAGGACATCTACAGACAGCTGAAAATTCTCCTTGAAGAGAAGGAATACAAAATTAAAGCCTACCAGGGGAATGAAGATAACTTCTATCCCGCCATACATAAATCAATACTTGCGGGCTTCCTCTCCCATATAGCCCTGAAGAAGGAGAAGGTCTACTACAGGGCTACAAGAAACCGTGAGCTTATGATTTTTCCCGGCTCCGGACTCTTTGGGGGAAAGAGAGCCGGTGAGTGGATTGTTTGCGGGGAAATAGTGAAGACCTCCAAGCTCTTCGGGCGTATAGTAGCCAATGTAGAGTCCTCGTGGTTTGAGGATCTCTCGGCACATCTGATCACAGAAAGTTATCACAGTCCCATCTGGACACAGGACAAGGGTGCTGTAATGGTACAGCGGCAGAAGCGTCTTTTCGGCTTTATTATTTCCGAAGATGTGATCCCATATGGACCTGTTAATCCATCGGAAGCCACAGATATGATGATTCGGGGTGCCTTTCTGGAAGGGGCTGTCCGTGATACATCCTCTTTTCCTTTTCTGGAAGCCAACAATAACCTTATTGATTCCATTGTTAATATGGAGAATAAGATCCGTCGGCGTAATCTCCTTGTTACGGATGAAGAGTTGTTTCTTATCTATAAGGAACGTCTGGGATCAGAAGTCTATGACCTGGGTCTGCTGAATAAGCTGTTGATAGACAAGGGCCCCGACTATCTTGTGATCAGTGAAGAAGATCTGTTGAAAGGGCAGACCGATAAAAATATACTGGCCCAGTTTCCAGACTCCCTGAGCATTGGAAACATAGATGTGTCGGTGGAGTACAGCTTTGAACCAGGCAAGGAAACAGACGGTGTCACCCTTCAGATTCCCGCCAGAGAAGCCACTCAGGTACAGGCGACTCAGCTGGACTGGGCCATACCGGGGCTTCATAAAGAGAGAATTGCTGCTCTGATCAAGGGATTAGCTAAGAAAACCAGAAAACAGCTGACACCCATCAATGCCACAGTGGATGAAATTGTGAAGAAAATGGAGAGTCAGGATGATCAGAAGCTGACACGGACTCTCAGTGAGTTTCTTTATACGGAATGGGGTATCAATGTTCCACTGACAGACTGGGATGAAGACGCTCTTCCTGAACATCTGAAAATAAGAATTGCAGTAACAGACGAGCGGGGTAAGGTTATTGAAACTGCCCGTGATACGGAAGTTCTCTATAAAAAATATGACGCCCATGTTGATAAGAATATTCTCCGGAACAGCCGGAAAGAGTGGGAGCAGAATAACCTTAAAACCTGGGAGTTCCGGGATCTTCCCGAGGAGATCAGTAAAAAGGGCAAGAAGGGCTATATGTACCGCCTCTATCCAGCCCTTAAGGACTGCGGTGATGAGACGGCTGCCATACTCCTATTGGAGAATAAAGAGGAAGCCGCCGATACTCACAGCAAGGGAGTATCCCTGCTGCTGCGTCTGAGCTTTGCTAAAGAGATCAGATCTTTCAAGCAGGAACTTTCATCTGATTTTCATTTCACTGAGGGTGCTGCCTATTTTGGCGGATTGAAGGAGATGGAAAAGCGGATATGGAACAAGATCTTTTTTGAAGCCGGTGATAACAGTATTCGTTCAAAAGAGGATTTTGATAAAGCCAGAGCAGATCTGGCTCCACAGCTTTTTCAAAGGGCTGAAGAGGTCTACAGCCAGTGCAGCAGGATTATTCAGGGCTTTAAGGAGACCAGGCTTTTCCTTTCACAGGCCGAAAGTAAGGGCAGGAGTAAGGCTTTTATCGAAGCCCGGCGACAGGACCTTGAAGATCTGATTCCCAGAGATTTTATCGATCAGTATGAATCAGAGAGGCTCCATGAGCTGATCAGACATATGAAGCTTATCAGGGTACGATCGGAAAAGGGTATTCTTGATCCCCAGAGGGATGCAGAGAGGGAAAAACAGTTCTCAAGATTCTGGAATCGATATTTGAAAACATTGGATAAGATGCCCGAGTGGATAAGCCCGGAACGTAAAAGAGAAGTGGATGCCCTTTGGTGGTATTTCCAGGAGTATAAAGTTTTCCTATTTGCCCAGGAGATGAAAACCCGGGAAAAGATTTCGGATCAGAGAGTTGAGAAAAGGGTAGAAAATTTACAGGTAATGTTATGA
- a CDS encoding HD domain-containing phosphohydrolase gives MIKLKNIRKEQSIYKQSIKQDRFLYLILTFFICSILVLLFFRISSTQIEKDSSLLFAKLNRVATTVTASPYSVSDGVHEAYEDVIKISTSLESRKLSPSRFLVYKHYLPEPMYTTEDEKTLYMDQFRQYAASIRGRTNTYLHLLLMVVYILLGLISFLVIVFYFFYSSIKSSINDSLVIIQKGINMIDSRLNMELFDSFNVPDDAPEEILALSHAIYRIDKDIELDQKIDTIESYGSISEILEYLASALDELIPMDRIALAFNDSDGRVTAESAFVKYQKVWLEPGYSEFLSNTSLNKMIHTGNGRIMNDLPSYARQNSVSESTKLILKEGIRSSMTIPLQSNQRCVGFLFISSRESNVYNQFHLKVAQRIAKRLKHRFFHEYLSQELIAESANSFVGLMNERDNETSEHISRMSLYSFTIAKNLSRKDFSIRPGFPREILWFAPLHDIGKISIPDNVLLKKGPLTSTEFEVMKQHVNSGLKIIKGMNLRIGSILNQSVLKVAEDIISGHHEKYDGSGYPEGLKGREIPLAGRIAAIADVFDALTSKRSYKRAFSIEEALNIMEVEMKGSFDPYLYECFQDSMDEFLEIYRTHQEDS, from the coding sequence ATGATAAAATTAAAAAATATTAGAAAAGAACAAAGCATTTATAAACAAAGCATAAAACAGGACCGTTTTTTATATCTCATACTGACATTTTTCATTTGTTCCATATTAGTTTTATTATTCTTCAGAATCTCCAGCACTCAAATTGAGAAGGACTCTTCCCTGTTATTTGCAAAGCTGAATAGAGTCGCAACAACAGTAACGGCCAGTCCATACTCTGTGAGTGACGGAGTTCATGAGGCTTATGAAGATGTTATTAAGATAAGCACATCCCTGGAGTCTAGAAAACTATCACCCAGCCGATTTCTTGTTTATAAGCACTATCTTCCAGAGCCAATGTACACAACTGAGGATGAAAAAACCTTGTATATGGATCAATTCCGACAGTATGCAGCGTCCATCCGGGGACGTACAAACACATACCTTCATCTACTCCTTATGGTTGTCTACATCTTATTAGGTTTGATCTCTTTTCTTGTTATTGTATTCTATTTTTTCTATAGCTCTATTAAATCATCAATTAATGATTCATTAGTTATTATTCAAAAAGGGATCAATATGATCGATTCCCGGTTGAATATGGAACTGTTTGACTCCTTTAATGTTCCTGATGATGCACCAGAAGAGATACTGGCCCTGAGTCATGCTATTTACAGGATTGATAAGGATATAGAATTAGATCAGAAGATCGACACAATAGAATCCTACGGCAGTATTTCCGAAATACTTGAATATCTGGCCTCCGCCCTTGATGAACTGATTCCAATGGATCGAATTGCCCTTGCATTTAATGACAGTGACGGCCGGGTAACCGCAGAGTCTGCCTTTGTGAAATATCAAAAGGTCTGGCTGGAACCGGGATATTCTGAATTCCTATCCAATACCTCTCTGAATAAGATGATTCATACAGGCAATGGTCGAATTATGAATGATCTGCCCTCTTATGCCAGACAGAATAGTGTTTCTGAATCTACTAAACTTATTTTAAAAGAGGGTATCCGCTCCAGCATGACCATACCCCTTCAATCCAATCAGCGATGTGTGGGATTTCTATTTATCTCCAGTCGTGAAAGTAATGTTTATAATCAATTCCATTTGAAGGTTGCTCAACGGATTGCAAAACGATTAAAGCATCGCTTCTTTCATGAGTATCTTTCACAGGAACTGATTGCAGAGTCAGCTAATTCTTTTGTCGGTCTTATGAATGAAAGGGATAATGAGACCTCGGAACACATAAGCAGAATGTCACTGTACTCATTTACAATTGCAAAAAATTTATCCAGAAAGGACTTTTCCATCAGACCTGGATTCCCCAGGGAAATTCTCTGGTTTGCCCCTCTCCATGATATTGGTAAAATCAGTATTCCCGATAATGTACTTCTAAAGAAAGGACCACTGACATCCACAGAGTTTGAAGTTATGAAACAGCATGTTAACAGTGGTTTGAAAATTATTAAGGGAATGAATCTTAGAATAGGATCGATACTGAATCAATCTGTTCTGAAGGTAGCAGAGGATATTATCAGTGGCCATCATGAAAAATATGACGGCAGCGGTTATCCCGAAGGGCTGAAGGGGCGTGAGATTCCTCTTGCCGGTAGAATAGCGGCGATAGCGGATGTCTTTGATGCTTTAACTTCAAAAAGATCTTACAAAAGGGCATTTTCTATTGAAGAAGCTCTGAATATTATGGAAGTAGAGATGAAGGGTTCTTTTGATCCCTATCTTTATGAATGCTTTCAGGATTCTATGGATGAATTTCTTGAGATATACAGAACTCATCAGGAGGATTCATGA
- a CDS encoding trimeric intracellular cation channel family protein, producing MGQYIFAQAAVAIFAITGVLGAIRKDRDILGLVVLGLITAIGGGTIRDTILDVPVFWIADSTYIIVAAAASALTFFLLKISTINDARYRILLYFDALGVAYFCIQAFEKTISLGHSFPLALMMSFITGMGGGVMRDVLTGRPNLLITTELYATPALLGSILYGILRMVDVDIQLAGIISVSFIFIFRSLAVFYRLHMPRWLVNNRDS from the coding sequence ATGGGACAATATATATTTGCACAGGCCGCCGTTGCCATATTTGCCATCACCGGTGTATTAGGAGCTATCCGTAAGGACAGAGACATTCTTGGGCTCGTGGTTCTTGGTCTTATTACCGCCATAGGCGGTGGAACAATCCGGGATACCATCCTGGATGTACCGGTTTTCTGGATTGCCGACAGTACCTATATTATTGTTGCCGCAGCCGCTTCGGCCCTGACATTCTTTCTATTGAAAATTTCAACAATCAATGATGCCCGTTACAGGATTCTCCTCTATTTTGATGCCCTGGGAGTGGCTTATTTCTGTATTCAGGCTTTTGAAAAGACAATCAGCCTGGGACACAGCTTTCCACTGGCTCTGATGATGTCCTTTATAACAGGAATGGGCGGTGGTGTGATGAGAGACGTTCTCACAGGACGTCCTAATCTTCTAATCACAACTGAGCTTTATGCAACTCCCGCTCTTTTAGGGAGTATCTTGTATGGTATTTTGAGAATGGTCGATGTTGATATTCAACTGGCTGGAATCATATCCGTCAGCTTTATATTTATCTTCCGCTCTCTGGCGGTCTTTTACAGACTTCATATGCCCAGATGGCTGGTGAACAACAGGGATTCATGA
- the rpsB gene encoding 30S ribosomal protein S2, with protein MAVVTMKNLLESGVHFGHQTKRWDPRMKKFIFSQRNGIHIIDLQKTIVAIREAYDVVRKNVLDGKSVLFVGTKKQAQAAIAREAERCDMFYVNNRWLGGMLTNFSTIKKSLHQLKRIEKMEIDGTFEQLTKKEVSKLLKQKDKLEKNLGGIKNMSELPGVMFIIDTKTEAIAVAEAKRMGIPIIAVVDTNCNPEGITYPIPGNDDAIRAISLFTQIIANAVVEADNEIGLEVIESLQEEEQPAPEEAAAEAPAAEAPAAEAPAVEAPAAEAPAVEAPAAEAPAKEATKAPAEAAAEEKPAASDSDVVYTTE; from the coding sequence ATGGCTGTAGTAACAATGAAGAACCTGCTCGAGTCAGGTGTACACTTTGGTCATCAGACCAAACGCTGGGATCCCCGAATGAAGAAGTTTATCTTCTCTCAGAGAAACGGGATTCATATTATCGACCTTCAGAAGACAATCGTTGCAATCCGCGAGGCTTATGACGTTGTAAGAAAGAATGTTCTTGACGGAAAATCCGTTCTTTTCGTAGGTACCAAAAAACAGGCTCAGGCTGCTATTGCAAGAGAAGCTGAACGTTGTGACATGTTCTATGTTAACAACAGATGGCTCGGTGGTATGCTGACCAACTTTTCAACAATCAAAAAATCACTCCACCAGCTCAAGAGAATTGAGAAGATGGAAATTGATGGAACTTTCGAACAGCTGACTAAGAAAGAAGTTTCAAAGCTTCTGAAACAGAAAGATAAACTCGAAAAGAACCTCGGTGGTATTAAGAACATGTCTGAACTCCCCGGAGTTATGTTCATCATCGATACAAAGACAGAAGCAATTGCTGTTGCCGAAGCTAAGAGAATGGGCATTCCCATCATCGCGGTTGTCGACACAAACTGTAACCCCGAAGGTATTACCTATCCTATCCCCGGTAACGATGATGCGATCAGAGCTATCAGCCTGTTCACACAGATCATTGCCAATGCTGTTGTTGAAGCCGACAACGAAATTGGACTGGAAGTAATTGAAAGCCTTCAGGAAGAGGAACAGCCTGCTCCTGAAGAAGCTGCTGCTGAAGCTCCTGCTGCTGAAGCTCCTGCTGCTGAAGCACCTGCTGTTGAAGCTCCTGCTGCTGAAGCACCTGCTGTTGAAGCTCCTGCTGCTGAAGCACCCGCAAAAGAAGCAACTAAAGCTCCTGCTGAAGCAGCTGCCGAAGAAAAACCTGCTGCAAGTGACAGCGATGTTGTATACACTACTGAATAA
- a CDS encoding YbjQ family protein, protein MILVNTETISGKDLEMLGIVKGSTVQSRHMGKDIMSSLKTLVGGEITAYAEMLNGARALATKRMVEEAEAMGAEGVVNIRYASSAVMQGAAEVIVYGTAVKIK, encoded by the coding sequence ATGATCTTAGTCAATACTGAAACAATTTCAGGAAAGGATCTGGAGATGCTGGGGATAGTGAAGGGGAGTACCGTTCAGTCCAGGCATATGGGAAAAGATATTATGAGCAGCCTGAAAACACTTGTAGGCGGTGAAATCACTGCCTATGCGGAAATGCTTAATGGTGCAAGGGCACTGGCTACAAAAAGAATGGTTGAAGAAGCCGAGGCAATGGGAGCCGAGGGAGTCGTAAATATACGTTATGCCTCCAGTGCAGTCATGCAGGGGGCGGCGGAAGTCATAGTCTATGGAACGGCTGTTAAAATCAAATAA